A region from the Musa acuminata AAA Group cultivar baxijiao chromosome BXJ1-10, Cavendish_Baxijiao_AAA, whole genome shotgun sequence genome encodes:
- the LOC135595508 gene encoding zinc finger A20 and AN1 domain-containing stress-associated protein 5-like, producing MAEEQRCQEGHRLCANNCGFFGSPATLNLCSKCYRDHRLKEEQERQQQPASSAAASAMLTVAKSFPASSPAVVVVDEEVSGASVPADPPEETEKKKSAAEGPSRCARCRKRVGLTGFQCRCGATYCGVHRYAEQHDCTFDFKAAGRAAIARDNPVVKADKLHKI from the coding sequence atGGCGGAAGAGCAGCGATGCCAGGAGGGCCACCGCCTCTGCGCGAACAACTGTGGCTTCTTCGGGAGCCCCGCGACGCTCAACCTCTGCTCTAAATGCTACCGCGATCACCGCCTCAAGGAGGAGCAGGAGCGACAGCAGCAGCCGGCCTCTTCTGCCGCCGCGTCTGCGATGCTCACCGTCGCGAAATCCTTCCCTGCCTCTTCCCCAGCCGTCGTCGTGGTTGACGAGGAGGTGAGCGGCGCCTCTGTCCCGGCCGACCCGCCGGAGGagacggagaagaagaagagcgcGGCGGAGGGGCCGAGCCGGTGCGCGAGGTGCCGCAAGAGGGTGGGGCTGACGGGGTTCCAGTGCCGGTGCGGGGCCACCTACTGCGGCGTCCACCGGTACGCCGAGCAACACGACTGCACGTTCGACTTCAAGGCGGCCGGCCGCGCGGCCATCGCCCGCGACAACCCCGTCGTGAAGGCCGACAAGCTCCACAAGATCTGA